A genomic window from Flavobacterium hankyongi includes:
- the rpoB gene encoding DNA-directed RNA polymerase subunit beta, which yields MILNQTERLNFASTKNIPNYPDFLDVQVKSFKDFFQLETKSDERGNEGLYNTFMENFPITDTRNQFVLEFLDYFVDPPRYTIEECIDRGLTYSVPLKARLKLYCTDPEHEDFETIVQDVYLGTIPYMTPSGTFVINGAERVVVSQLHRSPGVFFGQSFHANGTKLYSARVIPFKGSWIEFATDINSVMYAYIDRKKKLPVTTLFRAIGFERDKDILEIFDLAEEIKVSKSGLKKYVGRKLAARVLNTWHEDFVDEDTGEVVSIERNEIILDRDTILDKDNVEEIVESNVKSILLHKEDLNAADYSIIHNTLQKDPTNSEKEAVEHIYRQLRNAEPPDEETARGIIDKLFFSDQRYNLGDVGRYRMNKKLGLDISMDKQVLTKEDIITIVKYLIELINSKAEIDDIDHLSNRRVRTVGEQLSAQFGVGLARMARTIRERMNVRDNEVFTPIDLINAKTLSSVINSFFGTNQLSQFMDQTNPLAEITHKRRLSALGPGGLSRERAGFEVRDVHYTHYGRLCPIETPEGPNIGLISSLGVYAKVNGMGFIETPYRKVTNGQVDLVSEPIYLSAEEEEGKMIAQANIEMDETGKITADKVIAREEGDFPVVDPTVVHYTDVAPNQIASISASLIPFLEHDDANRALMGSNMMRQAVPLLRPESPIVGTGLERQVASDSRVLINAEGNGVVEYVDANEITIKYERTDAERAVSFDADEKTYQLIKFRKTNQSTSINLKPIVRKGDKVVKGQVLCEGYATQNGELALGRNLQVAFMPWKGYNFEDAIVISEKVVRDDIFTSIHIDDYSLEVRDTKLGNEELTNDIPNVSEEATKDLDENGMIRIGAEVKPGDILIGKITPKGESDPTPEEKLLRAIFGDKAGDVKDASLKASPSLHGVVLDKKLFSRAVKDKRKRSQDKDELAALEMEFETKFVELKDKLIDKLFVIVDGKTSQGVMNDLGEEVLPKGKKYSKKMLQAVEDFAHLTKGQWVADDETNAMVNDLIHNYKIKLNDLQGALRREKFTITVGDELPSGILKLAKVYIAKKRKLKVGDKMAGRHGNKGIVARIVRQEDMPFLEDGTPVDIVLNPLGVPSRMNIGQIYETVLGWAGKKLGRKYATPIFDGASLDQINALTDEAGVPRFGHTYLYDGGTGERFHQPATVGVIYMLKLGHMVDDKMHARSIGPYSLITQQPLGGKAQFGGQRFGEMEVWALEAYGASSTLREILTVKSDDVIGRAKTYEAIVKGETMPEPGLPESFNVLMHELKGLGLDIRLEE from the coding sequence ATGATATTAAATCAGACTGAAAGATTGAATTTTGCCTCTACAAAAAATATTCCTAACTATCCAGATTTCTTGGATGTTCAGGTCAAGTCGTTTAAAGATTTCTTCCAATTGGAAACTAAATCTGACGAAAGAGGTAATGAAGGTTTATACAACACCTTCATGGAAAATTTCCCAATCACCGACACTCGTAATCAATTCGTTTTAGAATTCCTTGATTACTTTGTTGACCCACCTCGTTACACAATCGAAGAATGTATTGATAGAGGTCTTACGTATAGTGTGCCTTTAAAAGCACGTTTAAAATTATACTGTACAGATCCAGAGCACGAAGATTTCGAAACAATTGTGCAAGATGTATACTTAGGTACAATACCATACATGACGCCTAGCGGTACTTTCGTTATCAATGGAGCTGAGCGTGTTGTAGTATCTCAGTTACACCGTTCACCGGGGGTATTCTTTGGACAGTCATTCCACGCAAATGGAACTAAATTATATTCTGCCCGTGTAATTCCTTTCAAAGGTTCATGGATTGAATTTGCTACCGATATCAACAGTGTAATGTATGCTTATATCGATAGAAAGAAAAAGTTACCAGTAACAACACTTTTCCGTGCTATTGGTTTCGAAAGAGATAAAGATATTTTAGAAATCTTTGACTTGGCTGAAGAAATTAAAGTTTCTAAATCAGGTTTAAAGAAATATGTAGGAAGAAAATTAGCGGCACGTGTTTTAAATACGTGGCATGAAGATTTCGTAGATGAGGATACTGGAGAAGTAGTATCTATCGAGCGTAACGAAATCATCTTAGATCGTGATACAATCTTAGATAAAGATAATGTTGAAGAAATTGTAGAATCAAATGTAAAATCAATCTTATTACACAAAGAGGATTTGAATGCAGCTGATTACTCAATCATCCACAATACATTACAAAAAGACCCTACTAACTCTGAAAAAGAAGCAGTAGAACACATTTACCGTCAGTTACGTAATGCTGAACCACCTGATGAAGAGACAGCTCGTGGAATTATCGATAAGTTATTCTTCTCAGATCAACGTTACAACTTAGGTGATGTAGGTCGTTACAGAATGAACAAAAAGTTAGGTCTTGATATTTCTATGGATAAGCAGGTGCTTACTAAAGAGGATATCATTACTATCGTTAAATATTTAATCGAGTTAATTAACTCTAAAGCTGAAATTGATGATATTGACCACTTATCTAACCGTCGTGTTAGAACTGTAGGTGAACAATTATCAGCTCAGTTTGGTGTTGGTTTAGCTCGTATGGCTCGTACTATTCGTGAGCGTATGAACGTTCGTGATAACGAGGTATTTACACCAATTGATTTGATTAATGCTAAGACTTTGTCTTCTGTAATCAACTCATTCTTTGGTACAAACCAGTTATCTCAGTTCATGGATCAAACCAATCCATTAGCAGAGATTACTCACAAACGTCGTTTGTCAGCTTTAGGACCTGGAGGTTTATCTAGAGAAAGAGCAGGATTCGAGGTTCGTGACGTTCACTATACACACTATGGTCGTTTATGTCCTATTGAAACGCCAGAGGGTCCAAACATTGGTCTTATCTCTTCTTTAGGGGTATATGCTAAAGTAAACGGAATGGGATTCATTGAGACTCCTTACCGTAAAGTGACTAACGGTCAAGTTGATTTAGTTTCTGAGCCAATTTACTTAAGTGCAGAAGAGGAAGAAGGAAAAATGATTGCTCAAGCAAACATTGAAATGGATGAAACTGGTAAAATTACTGCTGATAAAGTAATTGCTCGTGAGGAAGGTGACTTCCCAGTTGTTGATCCTACTGTGGTTCACTATACTGATGTTGCACCTAACCAGATTGCTTCTATTTCTGCTTCATTGATTCCTTTCTTAGAGCATGATGATGCGAACCGTGCGTTGATGGGGTCAAACATGATGCGTCAGGCCGTACCATTATTACGTCCTGAGTCTCCAATTGTTGGTACTGGTTTAGAGCGTCAAGTTGCTTCAGATTCTCGTGTATTAATTAATGCAGAAGGAAATGGAGTAGTCGAATATGTTGATGCAAACGAAATCACAATCAAGTATGAAAGAACTGATGCAGAAAGAGCTGTAAGCTTTGACGCTGATGAGAAAACATATCAATTAATCAAATTCCGTAAAACGAATCAAAGTACTTCGATCAACTTAAAACCAATTGTAAGAAAAGGTGATAAAGTTGTTAAAGGACAAGTACTTTGTGAAGGATATGCAACGCAAAACGGAGAGTTAGCTTTAGGTAGAAACCTACAGGTAGCATTCATGCCTTGGAAAGGATACAACTTCGAGGATGCGATTGTAATTTCTGAGAAAGTAGTTCGTGACGATATTTTCACATCAATTCACATAGATGATTATTCATTAGAAGTTCGTGATACTAAATTAGGTAACGAAGAATTAACTAATGATATCCCTAACGTTTCTGAAGAAGCTACTAAAGATTTAGATGAAAACGGTATGATTAGAATTGGTGCCGAGGTTAAACCTGGTGACATTCTAATTGGAAAAATTACACCAAAAGGAGAATCAGATCCTACTCCAGAAGAGAAGTTGTTAAGAGCTATCTTCGGAGATAAAGCAGGTGATGTAAAAGATGCTTCATTAAAAGCTTCTCCATCATTACATGGTGTGGTTTTAGATAAAAAATTATTCTCAAGAGCTGTAAAAGACAAGCGTAAACGTTCACAAGACAAAGACGAATTGGCTGCGCTTGAAATGGAATTCGAAACTAAATTTGTTGAATTAAAAGACAAATTAATCGATAAGTTATTTGTAATCGTTGACGGAAAAACTTCTCAAGGAGTAATGAATGATTTAGGGGAAGAAGTATTGCCAAAAGGTAAGAAATACTCTAAAAAGATGTTACAAGCTGTTGAAGATTTCGCTCACTTGACTAAAGGTCAATGGGTAGCTGATGACGAAACTAATGCTATGGTTAATGATTTAATTCACAACTATAAAATTAAATTAAACGACCTTCAAGGAGCGTTACGTCGTGAGAAATTCACAATCACAGTGGGTGACGAGTTACCATCAGGTATCTTGAAACTAGCCAAAGTTTACATCGCTAAGAAACGTAAATTGAAAGTGGGTGATAAAATGGCGGGACGTCACGGTAACAAAGGTATTGTTGCTCGTATCGTTCGTCAAGAAGATATGCCATTCTTAGAGGATGGAACACCAGTAGATATTGTATTGAATCCACTAGGGGTACCTTCTCGTATGAACATCGGTCAGATTTATGAAACAGTTCTTGGATGGGCAGGTAAAAAATTAGGAAGAAAGTATGCAACGCCAATTTTTGATGGAGCGTCTTTAGACCAAATTAATGCCTTAACTGACGAAGCTGGAGTGCCAAGATTCGGTCACACGTATCTTTATGATGGTGGTACTGGAGAGCGTTTCCACCAACCAGCAAC
- the rplL gene encoding 50S ribosomal protein L7/L12, whose product MADLKQFAEQLVNLTVKEVNDLATILKDEYGIEPAAAAVVVAAGGGEAAAAEQTEFTVVLKDAGASKLGVVKAVKELTGLGLKEAKDLVDAAPTNVKEAVSKDEAEGLKKALEEAGAVVELK is encoded by the coding sequence ATGGCAGATTTGAAACAATTCGCAGAACAATTAGTTAACTTAACAGTTAAAGAAGTTAACGATTTAGCTACAATATTAAAAGACGAGTATGGTATCGAGCCAGCTGCTGCTGCTGTAGTAGTTGCTGCAGGTGGTGGTGAAGCTGCTGCTGCTGAGCAAACTGAGTTCACAGTAGTATTAAAAGATGCTGGTGCTTCTAAATTAGGAGTTGTTAAAGCGGTTAAAGAATTAACTGGTTTAGGTCTTAAAGAAGCTAAAGATTTAGTTGATGCTGCTCCAACAAACGTTAAAGAGGCAGTTTCTAAAGATGAGGCTGAAGGTCTTAAGAAAGCTTTAGAAGAGGCTGGAGCTGTTGTTGAGCTTAAATAA
- the rplJ gene encoding 50S ribosomal protein L10, whose translation MTREEKSIAIGDLTAQLAGANIIYLADISGLNADTTSNLRRACFKAGIKLEVVKNTLLEKAMEASDKEFGELPTTLKGNTSIMIADIANAPAKIIKEFRKKGEKPLFKGAYINEEIYIGDNLLESLASLKSKEEVIGEIIGLLQSPAQRIISALLNNAETKGEAAE comes from the coding sequence ATGACAAGAGAAGAAAAATCAATCGCTATTGGAGATTTAACTGCACAATTAGCTGGAGCTAATATCATCTACCTTGCTGATATTTCTGGTTTAAATGCAGATACTACTTCAAATTTAAGAAGAGCTTGTTTCAAGGCAGGTATCAAATTAGAAGTTGTTAAAAACACGTTGCTTGAAAAAGCAATGGAAGCTTCTGATAAAGAGTTTGGTGAATTACCAACTACTTTAAAAGGGAACACTTCAATTATGATTGCTGACATTGCAAATGCTCCTGCAAAAATTATTAAAGAATTCCGTAAAAAAGGTGAAAAACCTCTTTTTAAAGGTGCTTACATTAACGAAGAAATTTACATTGGAGACAATTTATTGGAATCGTTAGCGTCGCTTAAATCTAAAGAAGAAGTTATCGGAGAAATCATCGGATTACTTCAATCGCCAGCTCAACGTATTATTTCTGCATTATTAAACAATGCTGAAACCAAAGGTGAAGCTGCTGAATAA
- the rplA gene encoding 50S ribosomal protein L1: MAKLTKKQKVAASKIEKNKLYSLKDASALIKEVASAKFDESVDIAVKLGVDPRKANQMVRGVVSLPHGTGKDMRVLALVTPDKEAEAKAAGADHVGLDDYLQKIKDGWTDVDVIVTMPAVMGKLGPLGRILGPRGLMPNPKTGTVTMEIGKAVEEVKSGKIDFKVDKTGIVHAGIGRISFDANKIQENAHEIIQTLIKLKPTAAKGTYIKSIHLSSTMSPAIALDPKAV, from the coding sequence ATGGCAAAATTGACAAAAAAGCAAAAAGTTGCAGCTTCAAAAATTGAGAAGAATAAATTATATTCTTTAAAAGATGCTTCTGCATTAATCAAAGAAGTTGCTTCTGCAAAATTTGATGAATCTGTTGATATCGCTGTTAAATTAGGAGTTGACCCTCGTAAAGCGAATCAAATGGTTAGAGGTGTGGTTTCATTACCGCACGGAACAGGTAAAGACATGAGAGTATTAGCATTAGTTACGCCAGATAAAGAGGCTGAGGCTAAAGCTGCTGGTGCTGATCACGTAGGTCTTGATGATTATTTACAAAAAATTAAAGACGGTTGGACAGATGTTGACGTTATCGTTACTATGCCTGCAGTTATGGGTAAATTAGGTCCATTAGGTCGTATTTTAGGACCTCGTGGTTTAATGCCAAACCCTAAAACTGGTACTGTTACTATGGAAATTGGTAAAGCAGTAGAGGAGGTAAAATCTGGAAAGATTGACTTTAAAGTTGATAAAACTGGTATCGTTCACGCTGGAATTGGTAGAATTTCTTTTGATGCTAACAAAATCCAAGAGAACGCGCACGAAATTATACAAACATTAATTAAATTAAAACCAACAGCTGCTAAAGGTACTTATATTAAGTCTATCCACTTATCTAGTACAATGAGTCCAGCAATTGCTTTAGATCCTAAAGCAGTATAA
- the rplK gene encoding 50S ribosomal protein L11, which yields MAKEVSKVVKLQVKGGAANPSPPVGPALGAAGVNIMEFCKQFNARTQDKPGKVLPVQITVYKDKSFDFVVKTPPAAIQLLEAAKLKSGSGEPNRKKVASVSWDQIKTIAEDKMPDLNAFTIEKAMSMIAGTARSMGITVTGDSPLN from the coding sequence ATGGCTAAAGAAGTTAGTAAAGTAGTTAAACTACAAGTAAAGGGAGGTGCTGCGAACCCATCGCCACCGGTTGGACCTGCTTTGGGAGCTGCTGGGGTTAATATCATGGAGTTCTGTAAGCAATTCAATGCTAGAACACAAGATAAACCTGGCAAAGTATTACCAGTACAAATTACTGTGTATAAAGACAAATCGTTTGATTTTGTTGTTAAAACTCCACCTGCTGCTATTCAATTATTAGAAGCTGCAAAATTAAAATCAGGATCAGGAGAGCCTAATCGTAAAAAAGTTGCAAGTGTATCTTGGGACCAGATTAAGACTATTGCTGAAGATAAAATGCCTGACTTAAATGCGTTCACAATTGAAAAAGCAATGAGCATGATTGCTGGAACAGCTAGATCTATGGGTATAACTGTAACTGGAGATTCTCCTTTAAATTAA
- the nusG gene encoding transcription termination/antitermination protein NusG has product MAETSVKKWYVVRAVSGQENKVKAYIEQEINRVGMADYISQVLVPTEKVVTVRDGKKISKDKVYFPGYVMIEANLTGEIPHIIKSITGVIGFLGEVKGGDPVPLRLSEVNRMLGKVDELAVTVDHGAIPFTLGETVKVTDGPFNGFNGTVEKINEEKRKLEVMVKIFGRKTPLELSFMQVEKV; this is encoded by the coding sequence ATGGCAGAAACTAGTGTGAAAAAGTGGTATGTTGTAAGAGCTGTTAGCGGACAAGAAAATAAAGTTAAAGCTTACATTGAGCAGGAGATTAATCGTGTTGGTATGGCTGATTATATTTCTCAGGTATTAGTGCCTACTGAAAAAGTGGTTACAGTGCGTGATGGAAAAAAAATTAGTAAAGACAAGGTGTACTTTCCTGGTTATGTAATGATTGAAGCTAATTTAACAGGTGAGATTCCTCACATCATCAAATCTATTACAGGGGTAATTGGATTTTTAGGTGAAGTGAAAGGAGGGGATCCTGTGCCTTTGCGTTTGTCTGAAGTGAATAGAATGCTAGGTAAAGTGGATGAATTAGCAGTTACTGTAGATCACGGTGCAATTCCATTTACATTAGGTGAAACAGTAAAAGTAACTGATGGTCCTTTCAATGGTTTCAATGGTACTGTTGAGAAGATTAATGAAGAAAAGCGTAAGCTTGAAGTAATGGTGAAAATTTTCGGAAGAAAAACTCCATTAGAATTAAGCTTTATGCAAGTTGAAAAAGTATAA
- the secE gene encoding preprotein translocase subunit SecE, whose product MNKVTNYISEAFEELKSNVTWPAWEEVQKLTIIVAIFSVIFALTTWGVDTLFGKAIAGFFNLIKG is encoded by the coding sequence ATGAATAAAGTTACTAATTATATATCAGAAGCTTTCGAAGAGTTAAAGTCAAATGTAACTTGGCCAGCATGGGAAGAAGTGCAAAAATTAACTATAATTGTTGCGATTTTTTCTGTGATTTTTGCATTAACAACCTGGGGTGTAGATACTCTTTTTGGAAAAGCAATTGCTGGATTTTTTAATTTGATTAAAGGATAA
- the tuf gene encoding elongation factor Tu → MAKESFNRSKPHLNIGTIGHVDHGKTTLTAAITKVLSDAGYCQAKSFDQIDNAPEEKERGITINTSHVEYETANRHYAHVDCPGHADYVKNMVTGAAQMDGAILVVAATDGPMPQTREHILLGRQVGIPRIVVFMNKVDMVDDAELLELVEMEIRDLLSFYEYDGDNGPVVQGSALGGLNNDPNWVPKIIELMEAVDNWIEEPVRDNEKPFLMPVEDVFTITGRGTVATGRIETGVANTGDPVEIIGMGADKLTSTITGVEMFRKILDRGEAGDNVGLLLRGIDKADIRRGMVICKPGSVKPHAKFKAEVYILKKEEGGRHTPFHNNYRPQFYVRTTDVTGTISLPAGVEMVMPGDNLTIDVTLLNPIALNVGLRFAIREGGRTVGAGQVTEIVE, encoded by the coding sequence ATGGCAAAAGAAAGTTTTAACCGTTCGAAACCACACTTAAATATTGGTACTATCGGACACGTAGATCACGGAAAAACTACTTTGACTGCTGCTATCACTAAAGTATTATCTGATGCAGGTTACTGTCAAGCAAAATCGTTTGATCAAATCGATAACGCTCCTGAGGAGAAAGAAAGAGGTATTACAATTAATACATCTCACGTAGAGTATGAAACAGCTAACCGTCACTACGCTCACGTTGACTGTCCAGGTCACGCGGATTACGTTAAGAACATGGTTACTGGTGCTGCTCAGATGGATGGTGCTATCTTGGTAGTTGCTGCTACAGATGGTCCAATGCCACAAACTCGTGAGCACATCCTTTTAGGACGTCAGGTAGGTATTCCTCGTATCGTTGTATTCATGAATAAAGTGGATATGGTTGACGATGCTGAGTTATTAGAATTAGTAGAGATGGAAATCAGAGATTTATTATCTTTCTATGAATATGATGGAGATAATGGTCCTGTTGTTCAGGGTTCTGCTTTAGGAGGATTAAATAATGATCCAAACTGGGTTCCTAAAATCATCGAATTAATGGAGGCTGTTGATAACTGGATTGAAGAGCCAGTTCGTGACAACGAAAAACCATTCTTGATGCCGGTTGAGGACGTATTCACAATTACAGGTCGTGGTACAGTTGCTACAGGTCGTATCGAAACAGGTGTTGCTAATACTGGAGATCCAGTTGAAATCATCGGTATGGGTGCTGATAAATTAACTTCTACTATTACTGGGGTTGAGATGTTCCGTAAAATCTTAGATAGAGGTGAAGCTGGAGATAACGTAGGTTTGTTATTAAGAGGTATTGACAAAGCTGATATCCGTCGTGGTATGGTTATTTGTAAGCCAGGATCTGTTAAGCCACACGCTAAATTCAAAGCTGAGGTTTATATCTTGAAAAAAGAAGAAGGTGGACGTCATACTCCATTCCATAATAACTACCGTCCACAGTTCTACGTACGTACAACTGACGTAACAGGTACAATTTCTTTACCTGCGGGTGTAGAGATGGTAATGCCAGGTGATAACTTAACTATCGATGTTACTTTATTAAACCCAATTGCATTAAATGTAGGTTTACGTTTCGCTATCCGTGAAGGTGGTAGAACAGTTGGTGCTGGTCAGGTTACTGAAATTGTAGAATAA
- the hpf gene encoding ribosome hibernation-promoting factor, HPF/YfiA family, with product MKVNVHAVNFNVDKKLVDFIDVRVNKLEKYFDKIVSSDVFLKVERTSDKENKIVEAKIIVPGDEFIVKKQCKSFEEGVELASEAMERLLLKRKEKIRAHV from the coding sequence ATGAAGGTAAATGTTCATGCAGTTAACTTTAATGTTGACAAAAAGTTAGTAGATTTCATAGATGTAAGAGTTAACAAATTAGAAAAATACTTTGATAAGATTGTTTCTTCAGATGTTTTTTTAAAAGTGGAAAGGACGAGTGACAAAGAAAATAAAATTGTAGAAGCAAAAATTATCGTTCCAGGGGATGAGTTTATCGTAAAAAAGCAATGTAAATCTTTTGAAGAAGGTGTCGAATTGGCTTCAGAAGCAATGGAAAGATTGTTATTAAAACGTAAAGAAAAGATTAGAGCTCATGTCTAA
- a CDS encoding tyrosine-type recombinase/integrase has translation MHSNQQKFLDYLLKEKNYSKHTALAYGNDLSYFEIFLKENYEEVSLEEVSYTLIRSWIVSMVDDAIENVSINRKIASLKAFYKFLLKTKQIELNPLAKHKALKTPKKIQVPFSEEELNKVLFEIKYQDGFEGVRDKLIIDLFYTTGIRRSELIGLQLSNLDLSNATIKVLGKRNKERIIPLLSLMIEQVKVYLVERKSLKQIVDNNYLFLLNNGNKLNETFVYRLINCYFSNVSEKVKKSPHMLRHTFATHMLNHGADLNSIKELLGHSSLASTQVYTQSSLTELKNVYSNAHPRSQK, from the coding sequence ATGCATTCAAATCAACAAAAATTCCTAGATTACCTACTGAAAGAGAAAAATTACTCAAAGCATACGGCACTTGCCTATGGAAACGACTTGAGTTATTTTGAAATATTCCTTAAAGAAAATTATGAGGAAGTTTCTTTAGAGGAAGTTTCGTATACTTTAATTCGTAGTTGGATTGTTTCTATGGTTGATGATGCCATTGAGAATGTTTCTATTAATAGAAAAATAGCTTCCCTAAAAGCATTCTATAAATTCTTACTAAAAACAAAGCAGATTGAATTAAATCCTTTGGCAAAGCACAAGGCTTTAAAAACGCCAAAAAAAATTCAGGTTCCTTTTTCCGAAGAAGAGTTGAACAAAGTGTTGTTCGAGATTAAGTATCAAGATGGTTTTGAAGGGGTTCGTGATAAGCTAATTATTGATTTGTTCTATACAACTGGTATTAGACGTTCGGAATTGATTGGTTTGCAGTTAAGTAATTTGGACTTATCGAATGCGACAATTAAGGTTTTAGGAAAAAGAAACAAGGAGCGTATAATTCCATTGCTTTCACTAATGATTGAGCAAGTTAAAGTGTATTTGGTTGAAAGAAAATCACTAAAACAAATCGTTGATAACAATTATTTATTTTTATTAAACAACGGAAATAAATTGAATGAAACGTTTGTTTATAGGTTAATAAATTGTTACTTTAGTAATGTCTCTGAAAAAGTAAAAAAAAGTCCGCACATGCTTCGACACACTTTTGCGACTCATATGCTTAATCATGGGGCAGATTTAAATTCAATTAAGGAATTGTTGGGACATTCAAGTCTTGCGTCAACCCAAGTTTATACACAGTCAAGTTTAACCGAGTTGAAAAACGTATATAGTAATGCGCATCCAAGAAGCCAAAAATAA
- the rpsU gene encoding 30S ribosomal protein S21 has protein sequence MLIIPIKDGENIDRALKRYKRKFDKTGVVRQLRARQQFTKPSVTRRAQIQKAQYIQGLRDSIEN, from the coding sequence ATGTTAATTATACCAATTAAAGACGGAGAAAACATCGATAGAGCGTTAAAACGTTACAAAAGAAAATTCGATAAAACTGGAGTTGTAAGACAATTGCGTGCACGTCAGCAATTCACGAAGCCTTCTGTTACAAGAAGAGCGCAAATCCAAAAAGCTCAATATATCCAAGGATTAAGAGATAGTATCGAAAATTAA
- a CDS encoding FAD-binding oxidoreductase, with amino-acid sequence MSDHTVKILQSYYITHDVKCFIVEKPENYDFIPGQATNVCINLPEWKDKPRPFTFTNLREQRYLEFMIKIYRDHNGVTNMLGKTNAGSELIIQEPFGGIQFKKPGIFIAAGTGITPFLSIFRDLYKQNKLYGNKLIYTNKTSDDVIMDAELKKLLKNDYLKVYTREHVIGFTGKRIDRNFLIENIADFGQHFYVCGPKDFVKSITGHLIELGVTSDALVIEE; translated from the coding sequence ATGTCAGACCACACTGTAAAAATTCTTCAGTCTTATTATATCACTCATGATGTAAAATGTTTTATTGTAGAAAAACCAGAAAACTACGATTTTATCCCCGGACAGGCCACCAATGTTTGCATTAATCTACCCGAATGGAAAGACAAACCTCGTCCTTTTACATTTACGAATTTAAGAGAACAGCGTTATTTAGAATTTATGATCAAAATTTATAGAGATCATAATGGAGTTACAAATATGCTTGGCAAAACCAATGCAGGATCCGAATTAATTATTCAAGAACCTTTTGGCGGAATTCAATTTAAAAAACCCGGAATCTTTATAGCTGCAGGAACTGGCATCACTCCTTTTTTATCCATTTTTAGAGATTTGTACAAACAAAACAAACTTTACGGCAATAAGCTCATTTATACAAACAAAACATCTGACGATGTTATCATGGATGCCGAACTAAAAAAGCTATTAAAAAACGATTACTTGAAAGTATATACCAGAGAGCACGTAATTGGATTTACTGGCAAACGCATCGACCGTAACTTTCTAATTGAAAACATTGCCGATTTTGGGCAACATTTTTATGTATGTGGACCAAAAGATTTCGTAAAGAGCATTACTGGACATTTAATTGAACTTGGTGTAACTTCTGATGCTTTAGTAATTGAAGAATAA